A genomic window from Agrobacterium tumefaciens includes:
- a CDS encoding phosphoadenosine phosphosulfate reductase family protein has translation MTLSHVVSVSGGKDSTALYLRAMERGLPFRAVFADTGNEHEWTYDFVRELPGRTGGPEIEWVKADFTAKLAKKREYVARVWPVEGVPMDKVERALALLHPTGNPFLDLCLWKTRFPSSKTRFCTDELKLVPMFETVQRPILESGNTLISWQGVRHQESIARRDLPRLQRINPVPFSLPAADRRAGESWTAYAYRPLIEWLEEEVFDFHRKHSVPWNPLYDSGMGRVGCMPCIMCRKDEMRAIAERFPDHIDKIEEWEALVSSVSKRGNSTFFNVTDDPLLACGWENEDYDWSLGRTGIRARVEWSKTSRGGLQYDGLALMRADFNTSCNQWGACE, from the coding sequence ATGACGCTTTCGCATGTGGTTTCCGTTTCGGGCGGCAAGGATTCGACGGCGCTCTATCTCCGCGCCATGGAACGCGGTCTGCCGTTTCGCGCCGTCTTTGCCGATACCGGCAACGAGCATGAATGGACCTATGATTTCGTGCGGGAACTGCCGGGGCGGACTGGCGGGCCTGAAATCGAGTGGGTGAAGGCAGATTTTACCGCCAAGCTTGCCAAGAAGCGAGAATACGTTGCCCGCGTCTGGCCCGTCGAGGGCGTGCCGATGGACAAGGTGGAGAGGGCACTTGCGCTGCTGCATCCGACCGGCAATCCCTTCCTTGACCTTTGCCTTTGGAAAACGCGATTCCCTTCATCCAAAACCCGTTTTTGTACGGACGAACTCAAGCTGGTGCCGATGTTCGAAACGGTCCAGCGCCCAATCCTTGAGTCTGGTAATACGCTGATCTCATGGCAGGGCGTTCGCCACCAAGAGAGTATTGCGCGCCGTGACTTGCCTCGGCTCCAGCGTATCAACCCTGTTCCGTTCTCGCTTCCCGCCGCAGATCGGCGGGCGGGCGAAAGCTGGACAGCATATGCTTATCGACCGCTTATTGAATGGCTGGAAGAAGAAGTTTTCGACTTCCATCGCAAGCATTCCGTTCCTTGGAATCCGCTTTACGATTCCGGGATGGGGCGTGTTGGATGCATGCCTTGCATCATGTGCCGCAAAGACGAAATGCGCGCCATTGCAGAACGATTTCCAGACCACATAGACAAGATAGAGGAATGGGAAGCCCTCGTTTCCAGCGTCAGCAAGAGAGGCAATTCCACATTCTTCAATGTTACCGACGATCCACTCCTGGCGTGCGGCTGGGAAAATGAAGATTATGATTGGTCGCTCGGGCGAACAGGTATCCGTGCGCGCGTTGAGTGGTCGAAGACATCGCGTGGCGGCCTGCAATATGACGGCCTCGCGCTCATGCGGGCCGACTTCAACACCTCCTGTAATCAGTGGGGGGCGTGCGAGTGA